In Zea mays cultivar B73 chromosome 7, Zm-B73-REFERENCE-NAM-5.0, whole genome shotgun sequence, the following proteins share a genomic window:
- the LOC103633422 gene encoding uncharacterized protein — protein MLGRGSPRLNMLARGSPRFNMLLSKGAQKKKSPIATASKTHGGSPKGKTRANWNSMLEKTLVDLLHEHNTPEFKGNNGWTPDAWNKIAKEFQERERYAGFSKVQIQEKEKELKRDYRMLKDARKQSGVSWDEKRCMIQADPPIWDNIIKSFPRAKKFRNKSFPLFEALGELHDGNTAEGTYNFTSTQPNGPDLTQIGSGDVPINVEDREDVGDPLADHRQNEVEDRVYEVEEVDVNANRQDERSKRTFAVSRNEEEKGPKRPKKSSNIEVLMERYLDIRSKQAEDEATLLTREREARGGDDFSIKNCISVLNTLEVTKEEKVKAYKVFKDPDNRQIFLSACNDDREAALMWLRDEMA, from the exons ATGCTTGGAAGGGGGTCTCCAAGATTAAACATGCTTGCAAGGGGGTCTCCTAGATTTAACATGCTCTTATCTAAAGGTGCACAAAAGAAAAAATCTCCTATAGCTACTGCTTCAAAGACACATGGAGGCTCTCCAAAAG GGAAAACAAGAGCAAATTGGAATTCTATgttagagaagacccttgttgacttgTTACATGAACACAATACACCTGAATTTAAGGGTAACAATGGTTGGACACCCGATGCATGGAACAAGATTGCCAAGGAATTTCAAGAGAGGGAAAGATATGCAGGTTTCTCAAAAGTTCAAatccaagaaaaagaaaaggagttaAAGAGAGATTACAGGATGTTGAAAGATGCGAGGAAACAAAGTGGAGTTTCTTGGGATGAGAAAAGGTGTATGATTCAAGCTGATCCACCGATATGGGACAACATAATCAAA TCATTTCCAAGGGCTAAAAAATTCCGCAACAAATCTTTTCCTCTGTTTGAAGCTTTGGGAGAGCTACATGATG GTAATACTGCTGAAGGGACCTACAACTTCACTTCTACTCAACCAAATGGTCCAGATCTCACACAAATTGGGTCTGGAGATGTTCCTATCAATGTAGAAGACCGTGAAGATGTGGGAGACCCTTTGGCAGATCACAGACAAAATGAAGTAGAAGACAGAGTGTATGAAGTTGAAGAGGTTGATGTAAATGCTAATAGGCAGGATGAAAGGTCAAAAAGGACTTTTGCTGTTTCAaggaatgaagaagaaaaaggaccAAAGAGGCCGAAGAAGAGTTCCAACATAGAAGTATTGATGGAGAGGTATCTAGACATTAGAAGCAAACAAGCTGAAGATGAAGCAACACTATTAACAAGAGAAAGGGAGGCAAGAGGAGGTGATGACTTCTCAATTAAGAATTGCATATCAGTTCTAAACACATTGGAGGTCACCAAGGAGGAGAAGGTCAAAGCCTATAAGGTGTTCAAGGACCCTGACAATCGCCAAATTTTCTTGAGTGCATGCAATGATGATAGAGAGGCTGCATTGATGTGGTTGAGGGACGAGATGGCTTAG